A single window of Solenopsis invicta isolate M01_SB chromosome 3, UNIL_Sinv_3.0, whole genome shotgun sequence DNA harbors:
- the LOC105199406 gene encoding diacylglycerol kinase eta isoform X2, translated as MEDWLNAIRTATENRPQGDSGTAELLGGNHQWYATNHARPTYCNVCRDALHGVTSHGLSCEACKYKVHKRCSAKAINNCKWTTLASIGKDIIEDQDGTITMPHQWMEGNLPVSSKCFVCEKTCGSVLRLQDWRCLWCKATVHTACRPAISIRCPLGPAKLSVVPPTALHSIGSDEAWEAVRPTGCSPLLVFVNSKSGDNQGVKFLRRFKQLLNPAQVFDLIKGGPGPGLRLFRHFDPFRILVCSGDGSVGWVLSEIDRLGMHAKQCQVGVLPLGTGNDLARVLGWGSSCDDDTHLPQLLEKYEKAGTKMLDRWSIMTFERSISLPCHKVTQPDPAIKSSIAHQYEDSVLAHITNILQSDQESVVISSAKVLCETVKDFATHILEASLNTGDQQLGEKCTILQQKLDLLLQTLSKEENYLSDNTEDIDTGTLKTDTFSSIQEKGALEKTEKEITNLKKVKRRQCYMEKDVVMSRANSLKRAIRRLVEHTETAVDEQNNPLDEKQGNKMPNIAIISDNSPINIMTNKKYQLDIPGLSQIDQTDNSNLMPTLGSISSIEISPCPSPTPNVASLSPMPDLRRDSQPEELLTLPAPDGFADSRRNSENIPQGVLDFDEATAQTTDDQQETQAVTNDNFLSSDTTQIETFSDVPVTVTILDTSTPSDDGTMQDTIVSPDTDSLQSKNISPEHAQKPVLTKVEARGSCTNSIISTDSMVSETFDSRSYTVRNSESEIGHIDSDIFDSTKKSESSEIGHIDSPDNSDMLSSETQHSESGLEDLSSLGQDVISAIMGEKYDSVREGLEIEESHRYVGIAQFCEGNDIGKQSFKKNTKNIKMDKEGMLNKYKTDGLATCVRISGIKSTQANVELANRFESVEKERASDLLRPVCCFTVSSDNTQTNDKCATNFPPQISVIVDPPSPSLSIESHHKLNVDYKLDPHDKQYSSGNSMERLSVELPDSGFSPQATRRISSGSLLKASEVVSLAATTARLGGSSVSLRHERAKSVDKTEDVKKLPIINPLVRLPMWPNVSGGAGLISQALLANADALCAAVSPLMDPDETLMEGYFERCVMNNYFGIGIDAKISLDFHNKREEHPEKCRSRAKNYMWYGVLGSKQWIQKTYKNLEQRVQLECDGQRIPLPSLQGIVVLNIPSFMGGTNFWGGSKEGDLFLAPSFDDRILEVVAVFGSVQMAASRLINLQHHRIAQCQTVQINILGEEGVPIQVDGEAWIQPPGIIRIIHKNRMQMLYRNRALETSLRAWEEKQRNTLSAVTQSASTISNATSQHRPQLQICNKPPQLNDEELNILFNFIEAVTTLVKWVKLLIISHPSLEPDLYQVASRTANALEQVHPDGKILQGISLRPMVTELVSSARQLYEESCELLRDKAHNLKLREDLENKLSLSLASMEQELRKCTFDEGGTGLVYLQNIPDEQGDKKNRHRGLFWLKFRRFAGNSSGGQTARDQITTWGVQEVCTWLENMQLGEYAENFVSHDIRGRELLTLARRDLKELGIIKVGHVKRILQAINDLNN; from the exons ATGGAGGACTGGTTGAACGCAATAAGAACAGCGACGGAGAATCGTCCTCAGGGTGACTCTGGAACTGCCGAATTACTGGGAGGTAATCATCAATGGTATGCAACTAATCATGCCAGACCTACGTATTGCAACGTCTGCAGAGATGCCCTACATG GTGTTACTTCCCATGGTTTAAGTTGTGAAGCTTGTAAATACAAGGTACATAAAAGATGCAGTGCAAAAGCAATAAATAATTGCAAGTGGACCACTTTAGCATCCATTGGAAAAGATATTATTGAGGACCAAGATGGG ACTATCACAATGCCACATCAGTGGATGGAGGGAAATTTACCAGTGTCCTCAAAATGCTTTGTCTGTGAAAAGACATGTGGCTCTGTACTTAG GCTTCAAGATTGGCGATGTTTATGGTGCAAAGCGACTGTGCACACAGCATGCAGACCTGCCATAAGTATCAGGTGTCCACTAGGACCAGCTAAACTCAGTGTAGTGCCTCCTACGGCTTTGCATAGTATAG gTAGCGACGAAGCTTGGGAAGCAGTTAGACCTACGGGATGCAGTCCACTTTTAGTATTTGTAAACAGTAAATCTGGTGACAATCAAGGTGTTAAGTTTCTTAGGAGATTTAAACAATTACTGAATCCCGCACAAGTGTTCGACCTTATAAAAGGAGGACCAGGCCCAGG ATTAAGACTGTTTCGACACTTTGATCCGTTCCGGATTTTAGTGTGTAGTGGTGATGGGTCTGTAGGATGGGTGCTTTCAGAAATTGATCGGCTTGGAATGCAC GCG aaGCAATGTCAAGTTGGGGTACTACCTTTAGGAACAGGAAATGACTTGGCGCGCGTATTGGGTTGGGGATCGTCGTGCGACGATGACACACATTTACCTCAATTACTGGAAAAGTACGAAAAAGCGGGCACGAAAATGCTGGATCGATGGAGCATTATGACATTCGAACGCAGCATATCTCTGCCATGTCACAAAGTGACTCAGCCCGACCCGGCTATAAAATCGAGCATAGCTCATCAATATGAAGACAGCGTTCTTGCTCACataacaaacattttacaaTCTGATCAGGAGAGCGTAGTTATATCTAGTGCCAA AGTTTTATGTGAAACAGTAAAAGATTTTGCAACACATATACTGGAAGCCAGTCTAAACACAGGGGACCAACAATTGGGAGAAAAATGCACAATACTTCAACAAAAACTTGACCTTTTGTTGCAAACACTATCTAAAGAAGAAAACTATTTATCCGATAACACAGAAGACATTGACACTGGCACTCTAAAAACCGACACTTTCAGCAGTATCCAGGAGAAAGGGGCTTTAGAAAAGACGGAGaaagaaataacaaatttaaaaaaagttaaaagaagaCAATGTTACATGGAGAAAGACGTTGTGATGTCTAG agCAAATAGTTTGAAAAGAGCTATCAGAAGATTGGTGGAACATACAGAAACTGCTGTTGATGAACAGAACAATCCTTTGGATGAGAAACAGGGCAATAAGATGCCAAATATCGCCATAATATCCGACAATTCTCCTATAAATATTATGACAA ACAAAAAGTATCAATTGGATATCCCAGGTTTATCACAAATAGATCAGACCGACAACAGTAATTTAATGCCGACTCTAGGATCCATCAGTAGCATAGAGATTTCACCTTGTCCAAGTCCTACCCCTAACGTGGCATCTTTAAGCCCTATGCCGGATTTAAGGAGAGACTCGCAACCTGAAGAATTGCTAACTCTTCCTGCGCCCGACGGTTTCGCCGACAGTAGACGAAACAGTGAAAACATACCACAAGG AGTTCTTGATTTTGACGAGGCAACAGCACAAACTACTGACGATCAACAAGAAACTCAGGCGGTTACTAATGATAATTTCCTGTCGTCTGATACCACGCAAATAGAAACTTTCTCCGATGTTCCTGTAACCGTAACCATTTTAGACACAAGTACACCATCGGACGATGGGACTATGCAAGACACTATCGTTTCTCCTGACACGGATTCGCTTCAGTCTAAAAATATTTCGCCAGAGCACGCGCAAAAACCTGTGCTAACGAAAGTAGAAGCTAGAGGTAGCTGTACCAACAGTATTATCAGTACGGATAGTATGGTTTCCGAAACTTTTGATTCCAGGAGTTACACCGTGCGAAATAGCGAGAGTGAAATCG GGCATATAGACAGCGATATATTTGATTCCACGAAAAAATCGGAAAGCTCAGAGATCGGGCATATTGACTCGCCGGATAATTCCGACATGCTTTCCAGCGAAACTCAACATTCGGAAAGCGGCTTGGAGGATTTGAGCTCTCTTGGGCAAGATGTGATCAGTGCGATAATGGGTGAGAAGTATGATTCTGTCAGAGAGGGCTTAGAGATCGAAGAATCGCATAGATATGTTGGCATCGCCCAATTCTGCGAAGGAAATGACATCGGAAAGCAATCGTTCAAgaagaacacaaaaaatataaaaatggataaaGAG GGAATgctgaataaatataaaacggaCGGTTTAGCAACGTGCGTACGTATCTCAGGAATTAAGTCGACGCAAGCAAATGTGGAACTTGCGAATAGATTTGAAAGCGTTGAAAAAGAAAGAGCATCGGATTTGCTGAGACCAGTATGTTGCTTCACTGTCTCGTCAGACAACACACAAACTAACGATAAGTGCGCCACGAATTTTCCACCACAGATTAGTGTTATCGTTGATCCACCAAGTCCATCGTTGTCGATTGAAAGTCATCACAAGCTTAATGTAGATTATAAACTGGATCCACATGACAAGCAATACAGTAGCGGCAACAGTATGGAAAGAC TAAGCGTAGAGCTACCTGATTCGGGCTTTTCTCCGCAAGCTACACGACGTATAAGCAGTGGTAGTTTGTTGAAGGCATCAGAAGTTGTGTCGTTGGCAGCAACTACCGCACGTCTAGGTGGTTCGAGCGTGAGCTTGCGTCACGAAAGAGCGAAATCTGTGGACAAAACAGAGGACGTAAAGAAACTCCCTATAATAAATCCTTTGGTTCGACTGCCCATGTGGCCAA atGTAAGTGGTGGAGCTGGTCTCATCAGTCAAGCATTGCTGGCAAATGCGGATGCTCTGTGCGCAGCGGTATCGCCTTTAATGGATCCAGATGAAACATTGAT GGAAGGCTACTTCGAACGGTGCGTCATGAACAATTACTTCGGTATTGGCATAGATGCGAAGATCAGTCTCGACTTTCACAATAAGAGAGAAGAACACCCTGAAAAATGTCGATCGCGCGCCAAAAATTACATGTGGTACGGTGTCTTGGGCTCTAAACAGTGGATACAGAAGACCTACAAAAATCTCGAGCAGAGGGTTCAGCTAGAGTGCGACGGCCAAAGGATACCGTTGCCTTCTTTGCAAGGGATCGTCGTGTTAAATATACCAAG CTTTATGGGCGGCACGAATTTCTGGGGAGGTTCGAAGGAAGGAGATTTATTCTTAGCACCGTCGTTCGACGATCGTATACTGGAAGTGGTGGCGGTTTTCGGATCTGTTCAAATGGCTGCCTCGCGACTCATCAATTTGCAGCATCACAGGATAGCCCAATGCCAGACAGTTCAGATTAATATTTTGGGAGAAGAGGGTGTTCCTATACAGGTCGATGGCGAGGCTTGGATTCAACCACCTGGTATTATAAGGATTATACACAAGAATCGCATGCAAATGCTTTATCGAAATAGG GCACTTGAAACTTCGTTGAGAGCGTGGGAGGAGAAGCAACGCAATACATTAAGCGCCGTAACTCAATCTGCTTCCACTATAAGCAATGCGACATCACAGCATAGACCacaattgcaaatatgtaataAACCTCCTCAGTTGAATGATGAGGAACTCAACATTCTATTCAATTTCATCGAAGCCGTAACAACCTTAGTCAAATGGgtaaaactattaattatatcacACCCAAGCCTAGAACCGGATCTGTACCAAGTAGCCTCGCGAACAGCGAACGCGCTTGAACAAGTACACCCGGATGGTAAAATTTTACAAGGG attAGCCTGAGACCTATGGTCACCGAGTTAGTATCAAGCGCGCGGCAATTATACGAAGAATCTTGTGAGCTACTGCGTGATAAAGCTCATAACTTG AAATTACGAGAGGATTTAGAGAACAAGTTGTCCCTATCTCTAGCTAGTATGGAACAGGAATTACGAAAGTGTACCTTTGACGAAGGAGGCACAGGACTGGTTTACTTGCAAAATATTCCCGACGAGCAG ggagataaaaaaaatcgtcaCCGAGGGTTGTTCTGGTTAAAGTTTCGTCGCTTCGCTGGCAACTCGAGCGGTGGTCAGACGGCGCGAGATCAGATCACCACGTGGGGCGTGCAAGAGGTGTGCACCTGGCTAGAGAATATGCAACTGGGAGAATACGCTGAGAATTTCGTATCTCACGATATACGCGGTAGAGAGCTATTGACTTTAGCTCGTCGCGATCTAAAGGAGCTGGGCATCATCAAGGTGGGACATGTCAAACGCATCTTACAAGCCATCAATGATTTAAACAACTAA
- the LOC105199406 gene encoding diacylglycerol kinase eta isoform X5 — protein sequence MEDWLNAIRTATENRPQGDSGTAELLGGNHQWYATNHARPTYCNVCRDALHGVTSHGLSCEACKYKVHKRCSAKAINNCKWTTLASIGKDIIEDQDGTITMPHQWMEGNLPVSSKCFVCEKTCGSVLRLQDWRCLWCKATVHTACRPAISIRCPLGPAKLSVVPPTALHSIGSDEAWEAVRPTGCSPLLVFVNSKSGDNQGVKFLRRFKQLLNPAQVFDLIKGGPGPGLRLFRHFDPFRILVCSGDGSVGWVLSEIDRLGMHAKQCQVGVLPLGTGNDLARVLGWGSSCDDDTHLPQLLEKYEKAGTKMLDRWSIMTFERSISLPCHKVTQPDPAIKSSIAHQYEDSVLAHITNILQSDQESVVISSAKVLCETVKDFATHILEASLNTGDQQLGEKCTILQQKLDLLLQTLSKEENYLSDNTEDIDTGTLKTDTFSSIQEKGALEKTEKEITNLKKVKRRQCYMEKDVVMSRANSLKRAIRRLVEHTETAVDEQNNPLDEKQGNKMPNIAIISDNSPINIMTNKKYQLDIPGLSQIDQTDNSNLMPTLGSISSIEISPCPSPTPNVASLSPMPDLRRDSQPEELLTLPAPDGFADSRRNSENIPQGVLDFDEATAQTTDDQQETQAVTNDNFLSSDTTQIETFSDVPVTVTILDTSTPSDDGTMQDTIVSPDTDSLQSKNISPEHAQKPVLTKVEARGSCTNSIISTDSMVSETFDSRSYTVRNSESEIGHIDSDIFDSTKKSESSEIGHIDSPDNSDMLSSETQHSESGLEDLSSLGQDVISAIMGEKYDSVREGLEIEESHRYVGIAQFCEGNDIGKQSFKKNTKNIKMDKEQGMLNKYKTDGLATCVRISGIKSTQANVELANRFESVEKERASDLLRPVCCFTVSSDNTQTNDKCATNFPPQISVIVDPPSPSLSIESHHKLNVDYKLDPHDKQYSSGNSMERLSVELPDSGFSPQATRRISSGSLLKASEVVSLAATTARLGGSSVSLRHERAKSVDKTEDVKKLPIINPLVRLPMWPNVSGGAGLISQALLANADALCAAVSPLMDPDETLMEGYFERCVMNNYFGIGIDAKISLDFHNKREEHPEKCRSRAKNYMWYGVLGSKQWIQKTYKNLEQRVQLECDGQRIPLPSLQGIVVLNIPSFMGGTNFWGGSKEGDLFLAPSFDDRILEVVAVFGSVQMAASRLINLQHHRIAQCQTVQINILGEEGVPIQVDGEAWIQPPGIIRIIHKNRMQMLYRNRALETSLRAWEEKQRNTLSAVTQSASTISNATSQHRPQLQICNKPPQLNDEELNILFNFIEAVTTLVKWVKLLIISHPSLEPDLYQVASRTANALEQVHPDGKILQGISLRPMVTELVSSARQLYEESCELLRDKAHNLKLREDLENKLSLSLASMEQELRKCTFDEGGTGLVYLQNIPDEQFRRFAGNSSGGQTARDQITTWGVQEVCTWLENMQLGEYAENFVSHDIRGRELLTLARRDLKELGIIKVGHVKRILQAINDLNN from the exons ATGGAGGACTGGTTGAACGCAATAAGAACAGCGACGGAGAATCGTCCTCAGGGTGACTCTGGAACTGCCGAATTACTGGGAGGTAATCATCAATGGTATGCAACTAATCATGCCAGACCTACGTATTGCAACGTCTGCAGAGATGCCCTACATG GTGTTACTTCCCATGGTTTAAGTTGTGAAGCTTGTAAATACAAGGTACATAAAAGATGCAGTGCAAAAGCAATAAATAATTGCAAGTGGACCACTTTAGCATCCATTGGAAAAGATATTATTGAGGACCAAGATGGG ACTATCACAATGCCACATCAGTGGATGGAGGGAAATTTACCAGTGTCCTCAAAATGCTTTGTCTGTGAAAAGACATGTGGCTCTGTACTTAG GCTTCAAGATTGGCGATGTTTATGGTGCAAAGCGACTGTGCACACAGCATGCAGACCTGCCATAAGTATCAGGTGTCCACTAGGACCAGCTAAACTCAGTGTAGTGCCTCCTACGGCTTTGCATAGTATAG gTAGCGACGAAGCTTGGGAAGCAGTTAGACCTACGGGATGCAGTCCACTTTTAGTATTTGTAAACAGTAAATCTGGTGACAATCAAGGTGTTAAGTTTCTTAGGAGATTTAAACAATTACTGAATCCCGCACAAGTGTTCGACCTTATAAAAGGAGGACCAGGCCCAGG ATTAAGACTGTTTCGACACTTTGATCCGTTCCGGATTTTAGTGTGTAGTGGTGATGGGTCTGTAGGATGGGTGCTTTCAGAAATTGATCGGCTTGGAATGCAC GCG aaGCAATGTCAAGTTGGGGTACTACCTTTAGGAACAGGAAATGACTTGGCGCGCGTATTGGGTTGGGGATCGTCGTGCGACGATGACACACATTTACCTCAATTACTGGAAAAGTACGAAAAAGCGGGCACGAAAATGCTGGATCGATGGAGCATTATGACATTCGAACGCAGCATATCTCTGCCATGTCACAAAGTGACTCAGCCCGACCCGGCTATAAAATCGAGCATAGCTCATCAATATGAAGACAGCGTTCTTGCTCACataacaaacattttacaaTCTGATCAGGAGAGCGTAGTTATATCTAGTGCCAA AGTTTTATGTGAAACAGTAAAAGATTTTGCAACACATATACTGGAAGCCAGTCTAAACACAGGGGACCAACAATTGGGAGAAAAATGCACAATACTTCAACAAAAACTTGACCTTTTGTTGCAAACACTATCTAAAGAAGAAAACTATTTATCCGATAACACAGAAGACATTGACACTGGCACTCTAAAAACCGACACTTTCAGCAGTATCCAGGAGAAAGGGGCTTTAGAAAAGACGGAGaaagaaataacaaatttaaaaaaagttaaaagaagaCAATGTTACATGGAGAAAGACGTTGTGATGTCTAG agCAAATAGTTTGAAAAGAGCTATCAGAAGATTGGTGGAACATACAGAAACTGCTGTTGATGAACAGAACAATCCTTTGGATGAGAAACAGGGCAATAAGATGCCAAATATCGCCATAATATCCGACAATTCTCCTATAAATATTATGACAA ACAAAAAGTATCAATTGGATATCCCAGGTTTATCACAAATAGATCAGACCGACAACAGTAATTTAATGCCGACTCTAGGATCCATCAGTAGCATAGAGATTTCACCTTGTCCAAGTCCTACCCCTAACGTGGCATCTTTAAGCCCTATGCCGGATTTAAGGAGAGACTCGCAACCTGAAGAATTGCTAACTCTTCCTGCGCCCGACGGTTTCGCCGACAGTAGACGAAACAGTGAAAACATACCACAAGG AGTTCTTGATTTTGACGAGGCAACAGCACAAACTACTGACGATCAACAAGAAACTCAGGCGGTTACTAATGATAATTTCCTGTCGTCTGATACCACGCAAATAGAAACTTTCTCCGATGTTCCTGTAACCGTAACCATTTTAGACACAAGTACACCATCGGACGATGGGACTATGCAAGACACTATCGTTTCTCCTGACACGGATTCGCTTCAGTCTAAAAATATTTCGCCAGAGCACGCGCAAAAACCTGTGCTAACGAAAGTAGAAGCTAGAGGTAGCTGTACCAACAGTATTATCAGTACGGATAGTATGGTTTCCGAAACTTTTGATTCCAGGAGTTACACCGTGCGAAATAGCGAGAGTGAAATCG GGCATATAGACAGCGATATATTTGATTCCACGAAAAAATCGGAAAGCTCAGAGATCGGGCATATTGACTCGCCGGATAATTCCGACATGCTTTCCAGCGAAACTCAACATTCGGAAAGCGGCTTGGAGGATTTGAGCTCTCTTGGGCAAGATGTGATCAGTGCGATAATGGGTGAGAAGTATGATTCTGTCAGAGAGGGCTTAGAGATCGAAGAATCGCATAGATATGTTGGCATCGCCCAATTCTGCGAAGGAAATGACATCGGAAAGCAATCGTTCAAgaagaacacaaaaaatataaaaatggataaaGAG CAGGGAATgctgaataaatataaaacggaCGGTTTAGCAACGTGCGTACGTATCTCAGGAATTAAGTCGACGCAAGCAAATGTGGAACTTGCGAATAGATTTGAAAGCGTTGAAAAAGAAAGAGCATCGGATTTGCTGAGACCAGTATGTTGCTTCACTGTCTCGTCAGACAACACACAAACTAACGATAAGTGCGCCACGAATTTTCCACCACAGATTAGTGTTATCGTTGATCCACCAAGTCCATCGTTGTCGATTGAAAGTCATCACAAGCTTAATGTAGATTATAAACTGGATCCACATGACAAGCAATACAGTAGCGGCAACAGTATGGAAAGAC TAAGCGTAGAGCTACCTGATTCGGGCTTTTCTCCGCAAGCTACACGACGTATAAGCAGTGGTAGTTTGTTGAAGGCATCAGAAGTTGTGTCGTTGGCAGCAACTACCGCACGTCTAGGTGGTTCGAGCGTGAGCTTGCGTCACGAAAGAGCGAAATCTGTGGACAAAACAGAGGACGTAAAGAAACTCCCTATAATAAATCCTTTGGTTCGACTGCCCATGTGGCCAA atGTAAGTGGTGGAGCTGGTCTCATCAGTCAAGCATTGCTGGCAAATGCGGATGCTCTGTGCGCAGCGGTATCGCCTTTAATGGATCCAGATGAAACATTGAT GGAAGGCTACTTCGAACGGTGCGTCATGAACAATTACTTCGGTATTGGCATAGATGCGAAGATCAGTCTCGACTTTCACAATAAGAGAGAAGAACACCCTGAAAAATGTCGATCGCGCGCCAAAAATTACATGTGGTACGGTGTCTTGGGCTCTAAACAGTGGATACAGAAGACCTACAAAAATCTCGAGCAGAGGGTTCAGCTAGAGTGCGACGGCCAAAGGATACCGTTGCCTTCTTTGCAAGGGATCGTCGTGTTAAATATACCAAG CTTTATGGGCGGCACGAATTTCTGGGGAGGTTCGAAGGAAGGAGATTTATTCTTAGCACCGTCGTTCGACGATCGTATACTGGAAGTGGTGGCGGTTTTCGGATCTGTTCAAATGGCTGCCTCGCGACTCATCAATTTGCAGCATCACAGGATAGCCCAATGCCAGACAGTTCAGATTAATATTTTGGGAGAAGAGGGTGTTCCTATACAGGTCGATGGCGAGGCTTGGATTCAACCACCTGGTATTATAAGGATTATACACAAGAATCGCATGCAAATGCTTTATCGAAATAGG GCACTTGAAACTTCGTTGAGAGCGTGGGAGGAGAAGCAACGCAATACATTAAGCGCCGTAACTCAATCTGCTTCCACTATAAGCAATGCGACATCACAGCATAGACCacaattgcaaatatgtaataAACCTCCTCAGTTGAATGATGAGGAACTCAACATTCTATTCAATTTCATCGAAGCCGTAACAACCTTAGTCAAATGGgtaaaactattaattatatcacACCCAAGCCTAGAACCGGATCTGTACCAAGTAGCCTCGCGAACAGCGAACGCGCTTGAACAAGTACACCCGGATGGTAAAATTTTACAAGGG attAGCCTGAGACCTATGGTCACCGAGTTAGTATCAAGCGCGCGGCAATTATACGAAGAATCTTGTGAGCTACTGCGTGATAAAGCTCATAACTTG AAATTACGAGAGGATTTAGAGAACAAGTTGTCCCTATCTCTAGCTAGTATGGAACAGGAATTACGAAAGTGTACCTTTGACGAAGGAGGCACAGGACTGGTTTACTTGCAAAATATTCCCGACGAGCAG TTTCGTCGCTTCGCTGGCAACTCGAGCGGTGGTCAGACGGCGCGAGATCAGATCACCACGTGGGGCGTGCAAGAGGTGTGCACCTGGCTAGAGAATATGCAACTGGGAGAATACGCTGAGAATTTCGTATCTCACGATATACGCGGTAGAGAGCTATTGACTTTAGCTCGTCGCGATCTAAAGGAGCTGGGCATCATCAAGGTGGGACATGTCAAACGCATCTTACAAGCCATCAATGATTTAAACAACTAA